The genomic stretch caatattttaagggaaattattaattgcacatcaaataaataatcgcatatcaatatattttcatcatttatatgcttttttacatcaattaaattacttcACTACAAATAAACTAAATGTTTAACAAAACAAGTACTGCAGATAATTCGAAAATATACATCAGCATGACATTACTTTTTTCCTCATAATgtgatacaaataaatttatttaggtatGTACAAAAATGCTTATCATAAATACTGACTGCACAGTAAATTAACCGGAGCGCATGTAGATTACACTTGTTATCATAGCAAAATAACTATCCAAGTagcattatattattaagcaCCACAAAACTTGCTCATCATATTTGTCGTAATTTTCAAGAAGACATGCTCGGCAAATTGAATAATATCATAGccacaattaattttttcattgcATTTGTCGGGAGTTAACCACATAGATCGCGCGTAAGggtatatagaaatatttcgTCAGTGTAGATCAGGGGTCTCCAAACATGCCAGCCTTAGGGCCATACTGATTACTCAAGTAAGTTCCGAGGGCCAAAACCATTTTATCATTGTTGCCGGTGGTAAAAAGTGAAATAGTCCactgatgaaaaaaaaagtccgaaaaagaaaaaaaaaatctcaattAAGTACATAAATCTTATTAGTATTTCATATGTCATTATCTTGTTATAAGTTATGTttttttcacaaaaacaataacaataagcCTACAACAATGTTATGAGTAGTTAGCCCATGTCCATATCAATGTAGATgccatattaataattattcaacataaaattagaatacttcagtaaactaaatttagtttgctataaaaaatatgttctctAAAAGGAGTTTTCAAGTATGCTAGCTCTCCGCGGGCCGGACAAAATCTGTCCGTGGGCCAGATGTGGCCCTCGGGCCGTAGTTTGGAGACCCCTGGTGTAGATGGTTGTTTACGCAATCCACGTACATTTGCTTGGGGTTCCTTTGGAAAATCTTAACCACATACATTTATAACTGTACCTTCGATAGAACTGAAAGAGTTCTAGTCTTGCGTATCAATGGGCGAAACTTGACAAAAATGTCAATTTCTTAGAATCTGATTCTGGACAAAATTCCATTTAATCAAGATTGGGAAACTTGCCCACCCAACAAACGGCCTAGATGAATAGAAAATGCACCTGccccatttttttaaaaaaaacgggGACAATCAATGGACTTGCAATCCGACTCAAGTACGTGGCATCACCTGTAGAAGCTAAAAATGTGACTATTAGGCAAAAAAGGTAGCGTAGACGCCCCACGAAAGCAAGACCCGCCTTAATAATccaataaaaagttattatttgtatctgattttatagttttttgcTGATCTCATTATGTcgtacttaataaataataagatgATTATTTGATAGATTATGACCAATAAAAAGTTACTATTTGTAtctcattttatatttttttgctgaTCTCATTATGACgtacttaatatataataagatgattataaccaattaaatgctgttttatttagaaaaactgCTGTAAGTGATATACAAATAGAagccatattaaaaaaaagagttaCTAGGTATAATATGCATTAGTATTATTAGCTGTGCAATGGTAAAAAAGCTTTGCTTTAAGATAAATAGCCGTACGCCGcgaacataaattataaactatttagtaataatttgaGTTGAGTATTTTGCTGTGCAATCAGTAATTTTGATGGGAATTCGGATTATTATTGCatacaaaagtatttttttttttatttgcgttTAAATACTAcccatattttaatagtagtAATGGCCTAAGTGTTCATACCCCATTTGGGACCTTAAAAGTGTTCACATTTTCAGGGtatgtttcacaatgtacggataaagtaccaaatagctatgcaacacataaattatttggaaaataaattgtgctatttgacacttcattgGACtcaacttatgatggactttgtgacgaatagcgctatgtgacagtcgtgaaacgcaacaagtgtttatcctaccaataagtaataaatagctaatttggaacttatgtagtaCTTacccgtacattgtgaaacagaccctaaaagtGTAATCTCAAAttctgataataaaaaatcttggTTGTgcatatgatttatttttgatttacagGTAAGAGAATTACAATGGAATcaagaacaaaaaatgaaaggACTACCAACTAGTGATGAAATCAGGAATATAGAGCTATTGAAAAAAGCATGGAATAGTCCAGGATCGCCATTTTTAGGCAAGGAATTTGATCCAAATGTTCTTTATAAaccataaattaatataactgtgtcagtttattgttttatttaaaaccagATAAGACAATTTTTCCTATACTTTTCTTTTCTTCAATCAGTCTGTGGGCCTCCCGTATGTTGACTGCATTAATAGGAGCAATGACCTTGGTCAAAGTTGACTTTAGTTTTCCATTATCTAACATTTTAGAAACCTCCTCTAATATTTCTGTATGTCTGTGCTTATCATctgtattataaacaattctaGTAAACATCATTTCTGAGACAAGAGTAATGCTTTTAGCTTTTAATGGCTTTAAATCCACCAGGCCACTACTGTCAACAACTAGACATATCTTGCCCTGGGGCTTAATAAGCATCATAAGAGTATCCCAGTAGTTGAAGGGATCATAATTCACCAATATAAAATCAACttcagatattttattattttgtaactgCTCAACTAAATTTTCTGTGTGATTTAGTACAATATGTGCACCACTCTCTTTTGAGAACTTTATACTTTCCGGCCTAGATGCTGTACCTATAACTTTAAGGCCAAGCTGATTAGCTAACTGACAAGCAACAGAACCTACCCCACCTCcgctatttataattaaaattgacttGCCCTTGTCTTTCTCTGTTATAGATAGTCTGTCAATTAATGATTCATAAGCAGTCACTGATGTCAGTGGCATGGCAGCTGCTTCTTCAAAAGAAAgattttttggtttttgtgCCACATGTATTTCATCCAAAGCAACATATTGAGCATTTGTGCCATTTTTTCTTACATCAGCAGTAAAGAACACTTGATCGTTcactttaaactttttaactgCTTCACCTACTGCACTTATAATGCCTGCCCCATCGAAGCCCAATATTCGTGGTTCTTTCTCTATCAGAGGTTTTGGAGCTCGCAGCTTTGTATCAATTGGGTTAATAGCAGTAG from Pieris napi chromosome 15, ilPieNapi1.2, whole genome shotgun sequence encodes the following:
- the LOC125056858 gene encoding zinc-type alcohol dehydrogenase-like protein SERP1785, whose amino-acid sequence is MAANITKNMKAVGLMKYLPISDINSLIDLEVSVPVPKQSEVLIEVKATAINPIDTKLRAPKPLIEKEPRILGFDGAGIISAVGEAVKKFKVNDQVFFTADVRKNGTNAQYVALDEIHVAQKPKNLSFEEAAAMPLTSVTAYESLIDRLSITEKDKGKSILIINSGGGVGSVACQLANQLGLKVIGTASRPESIKFSKESGAHIVLNHTENLVEQLQNNKISEVDFILVNYDPFNYWDTLMMLIKPQGKICLVVDSSGLVDLKPLKAKSITLVSEMMFTRIVYNTDDKHRHTEILEEVSKMLDNGKLKSTLTKVIAPINAVNIREAHRLIEEKKSIGKIVLSGFK